A window of Neorhizobium galegae bv. orientalis str. HAMBI 540 genomic DNA:
CCATCATCTTGAAAGGCACCTGACCGAGCCGATGCGCCGGCGATGGATCAATATTCTGCTCGACACCTATACGGATCTCGAACTTCCAGCAGACCCGGAGTTTACATCCGCACTGGTCGGCTATCTCGAATGGGGAACGCGGCTTGCGGTCGTCAATTCGCAGCCTGGAGCCAAGGTTTACGAGCATGCGCCGATGCCCGAATGGGGGTGGGGCGAAACCGGTGGTCCGTATATTCCGAAAAAGCCCAAATCGCCGGCAGCCTGACCTGCTCTATCCACAGGCGCACTTGCGAAATTAACCATTTCCCCCGGTTTCCGTTGCGGCAAATCCCTGCGGGCTTAAGTTCCACGTTAACGCACTGTTAACTACAACGTTTGCCGAGTATCCGCGTATGGGAACCACAATCAGGGACAGGGCATTGCTGCTTGTCATGACGACGATCTTCGCGGCGCTGGCACTTGATATTGCCGTTCCCGCACTGGTCCTGAGCCTTATGGCTCTATCGAGATGGCTGGTGTCCCTGGATGTTTATCCCGTCGAACTAAGGGGGAGGACCGCATGAAGTGGTTCCTGATTTTGTGGGCCGGCCCGGTCCTGCTGCTGTCCGGCTGGTACGGGCTTTCCTACTACGACATGAGCTTCGGCTTCTTCATGCTGACCCGCCAGACCCATGACCTGGTCTTCCAGATCTACGGCAATATCCTCGGCATCCCGCCGGAGACCATTCCACCTTTGGTGGCACGCGCCATGGTTTTCGATAGCCTGGTCGTGTTTGCCATTATCGCCTTCCGCAAGCGCCGCGAGATTGCTGCCTGGTGGCGGAAACGTCAGCTTGCGAAATCGGTCTCCCTGCCGAGCGAAGAGAGCCTGTCGAGAGCGCCCTGAAGAATGAAGCTCGCCGCGGCGGAATCGATCCGCTCGGCCCGCTTGGCCCGCGACACGTCCATTTCCAGAAGCGCTCGTTCGGCAGCGACCGTCGACAGTCGTTCGTCCCAGTAGACGAAGGGCAGGGCGGTCTTTTCTGACATCGAGCGTACGAAGGCGCGTGTCGCCTGAACCCTTGGACCGGCCGAGCCGTCCATGTTGGTCGGCAGGCCGATGACGAAGCCTGCCACCTTCTCCTTTTCCGCAAAGGCGAGCAGAACTTCCGCATCCTTGGTGAACTTCACCCGTTTGATGACGGGACGTGGCGTGGCAAAGCGCCGGCCGAGATCAGACATGGCAAGCCCGATCGTCTTGGTGCCGAGGTCGAGGCCGGCAATCGCCTGTGCGGGCCGCAGGGCTTCGGCCAGTTCCTCGATCGTCATCACTGTCATGCGTTCTTCATCCTCGGGATCCAAACAGGGTCTCAAAAGCGGGTTTTGTCCCACCCTCTGTCCCACTTCCCTTTAGCCTCATATCGGCTATGTGTCGTTACTATCCCACACTATATTGAAGGAGAGTTTTCCATGAAGATCACCTGGCTCGGCCATGCCGCCTTCCGCATCGAGACCGCCAAGGCCAAGATCCTGGTCGACCCGTTCCTGACCTATAACCCCGCGTTTGCCGGCCAGGACATCAAGGACGCCGCCGAAGGGCTGACCCATATCCTGCTGACTCACGGCCATGGCGACCATGTCGGCGATACGGTCCAGATCGCTAAGGAAACCGGTGCCGTCGTTCTCGCCAACTATGACCTCGGCGTCTGGCTGGCAAAGAAGGGCGTCGAGAAGCTCGAAATGGGCAATACCGGCGGTACGGTCGGTTTCGAAGGGTTCACCGCCACCTTCACCAACGCGCTGCACTCGTCTGCCTCGCTGACCGAAGACGGCGTTTCGCACTGCCTCGGCAATGCCAACGGCCTGATGCTGCATTTCGACGATGAACTCTCCGTCCTCCATATGGGCGATACCGACATCTTCTCGGACATGGCCCTGATCAACGAGTTGCACCAGCCGGATATCGGCATCGTGCCGATCGGCGACCGTTTCACCATGGGCGGTGCCGTCGCTGCGCTCGCCTGTCAGCGTTTCTTCGATTTCAAACACGCGCTGCCCTGCCACTATGGCCTGCCGGGCGTCGACCAGACGCCGGAAAAGTTCGTCAAGGGCATGGAAGGTTCGCGCACCCGGGTCGAGA
This region includes:
- a CDS encoding group II truncated hemoglobin is translated as MTVPTLYEWIGGFDALLRLTTEFYRRVPADDLLGPVFAGMDKNHPEHVAMFIAEVIGGPKLYSEQRGGHPAMVRHHLERHLTEPMRRRWINILLDTYTDLELPADPEFTSALVGYLEWGTRLAVVNSQPGAKVYEHAPMPEWGWGETGGPYIPKKPKSPAA
- a CDS encoding DUF6105 family protein — translated: MKWFLILWAGPVLLLSGWYGLSYYDMSFGFFMLTRQTHDLVFQIYGNILGIPPETIPPLVARAMVFDSLVVFAIIAFRKRREIAAWWRKRQLAKSVSLPSEESLSRAP
- the ruvX gene encoding Holliday junction resolvase RuvX, whose protein sequence is MTVMTIEELAEALRPAQAIAGLDLGTKTIGLAMSDLGRRFATPRPVIKRVKFTKDAEVLLAFAEKEKVAGFVIGLPTNMDGSAGPRVQATRAFVRSMSEKTALPFVYWDERLSTVAAERALLEMDVSRAKRAERIDSAAASFILQGALDRLSSLGRETDFAS
- a CDS encoding metal-dependent hydrolase, translated to MKITWLGHAAFRIETAKAKILVDPFLTYNPAFAGQDIKDAAEGLTHILLTHGHGDHVGDTVQIAKETGAVVLANYDLGVWLAKKGVEKLEMGNTGGTVGFEGFTATFTNALHSSASLTEDGVSHCLGNANGLMLHFDDELSVLHMGDTDIFSDMALINELHQPDIGIVPIGDRFTMGGAVAALACQRFFDFKHALPCHYGLPGVDQTPEKFVKGMEGSRTRVETPAPGGSLTF